Sequence from the Mangrovibacterium diazotrophicum genome:
TCTCCTTTACATGGCAGGCTGTGATCACCAGCGCGACAATAAGAAGCACGATTCCCGATCGAAGCAACTCGGCTGGCATTCGTTTTCGTTGTGACCCGCAACGGCATTTGAGAATATGGTTGTCGGTTCGATTCATAGTTTAGGATTCAGTTTTTTTCGACTTGTAAAACTTGGTGTATAAAATGGAAGTACCGAGGGAGACAACCGCCAGCGCCATGAAGAGCAGTATGCGGAAAACGATATCGATATTGGCAAAATCGACAAAAATCAGCTTGCAGGCGGAGGCCAATACGGACGCGATGGCCAGCCATCGGTATTTGATATTCTTGAGCAAAAGGCTGGTTGCGAAAAATAGAATAGCAGCGAAAATCCAGGATGCGGTGATCCATGTATCAGGCACGATATGGAAGAGTGAAATGAGGGTCATGATCCAGCCTGCGAGCAGATAGACATTCCGAATCAGTTCAGTCTTCAATTGCAGCCGGTCTTTTTTCCAGTTAATGATTCGTGCACTGAAAAAGGCGATGAGCATAAACGAGAAGTTGGTCCCGTTGTAGCTTTGTTCGTCACTCAAATAGAGTGCGAGTAGTAATAGAAACAAAAACGTGTTGATAACCACAATGAAGCGCGACCTGAACCAAAGTGCCATTGATACAACCAGCAAACTTTGGATGGATAAAAGGGTGTACGCTTTGGGAAGAAGGAAGAGCCCGTAGAAAGCGACGCTCATGGCAACGAAACTGTAAATGGCGTACATCGATGCGAAAAGCTTGATCTCAGTCCGCTTTTGCAGGATGATGGAATAGGCCAGGCAGAAAGCAGCGATGAACGAAAACAAAAGGATGTACGAATCCCTGAAATAGAGTAAGGTTGAAAAGGCCAGGACGACGGAGAAGTTCAGACCATTCCAAACTACAGAGGCAATCAGCAATTCCCGTGACGCTGTTTCTTTGGGCGGGATAACAGCCAAAGCGGAAAAAGCAATGGCACTCATTAGGAAGCAGAGGTAGCTTATTCCGGGTGAAGCCGCCAGTTCTAAAGGATTTCCGATGAGCGGGTTGTTAAGTAGCCAGTTGGTGTGGGCCAGGTAAATAATAAACATAAAGGCCAGCACCAGTTTTTGCCTGCCGAAACGAATGTAAATGTATAGGGCAATGACTGATGTGAGCATCGTGATGAAGGCAGCAAATGCAATCGACCCGTTCACAATTCCCGTAAATAGTAACATCAGCAAGGCCAAAAACGACAAGGTCGCTTTCTGCTTTCTAATCGACCAATAGATTTGAATGCAGACGACGATTAACAGTAATCCGGTTCCCAAAGTTTTGCTGTTAATTAGAGGCGTTTCGGTAAAAAAGTGCAATTGCAGGCTGACATAAAAGAGAAGGAGATGGCCACTGTAGCCAAAAAGTTTGGAGAGGTACGCAAATGGTTTCCGGCTATAGTAGGAAGCTGCGTAGATTAGTCCGACGGATGCAAATCCGACAATGGCGGACAGCAGCGGATCTTTCAGGTATTGCACCAAAAAGCTTATTCCAAAGAGCAACACAATGTTGCCCAGCCAGGCCAGTCCGTACTCTCCGATGCGCGATTCCACATTTCCTTTTTCGGCAAAGGTTAGGTTCAACTCAAATTCAGAATCGTCGTCGGATTCATCGACTTTTAATTGACTCCTTTCTTTTGCTGTTTTGAGTTGCAATGCCTGTTCAATCTGCGTCAACCTGTTTTTGATTGCGTTGATCTCATTGGTAATTGCATCCAATTCTGTCTTTTCGGTTCTTTTCATTCCCGATAGCTCTTAATGCTTCGTTTTACGAGACTGAAAAGATTTGGTCATATTTAAAGTGCTGATATATATCAATATGCTTGTTGGGGGTAGACTTGGAGTGTTGGTCGGCTTTGCCCGAATAAAATCCAGCGGATTTTCATGTTTGTAGCTATTTCGGCTGCGGTACGGTGCGACTCCGGCAGGAGTCGTATAAAACAAAGATACTTCCGCTATATAAACATACGATGGCTCCGGCATCTGTAACAGATTGGCCGACATTAGCCGCTTAACTTCTTCGCTACGGCAGGAAGGATTCGCACGGTAGCGATGGAAACGGGTGTGTTTAAAGTATGTGTTAACAGTTAGTTGGGCATTTTTTTTGTTACTCACCGGGTGACTCAAAGTCACCCGGTGAGTGGAGATGATGGCTATCTCATGGAGCTGTTATGCCCCCTCGCTGCCGCACGATTCTAGGAAGGATTCGCGCGGTAGCGGTGGAGTTTTAACCTGCTGATATTTTAATATGCTTATGGAAGGGCTTGGTTTGTTGGCACGCTTTACAAAAGTGGGGCAGTGGGGGGGTAGCGGTTGTTTTTTATTTTCCACCTTTCAATAATGTAATAATCCCAAATCCCTTTTTTGATGGTTAATTGCAACTCTATTGTATTGGGATTTGTTTCGAAATATTGTCCATAGACACCTGCGTCGATGTTTATTCTTTCTTCTTTTCCCATAAACTCGAAGTTAATATTCGGAGGCGTTCTTGATGTTCCTGAGTTGATTTTAATAATTTGGCAATCGACCGTTTCAGAAACACTTTGACTTGCGTTTCTCTGATTTAAATAGTCCCAGATGCCCATTGATGTCAGTCCGATACTTAAGTAAGAAAATAAAAATCCTTGGACGATATATAATAGAACTAGTGGAATTTTTGCAATAAGGCTTTTTGATTCATTCCATTTCTCTCTTAAAAACCTGATTCTGATGAATCCAAGTATTATAATTCCCAAAAGCGTTGGGATTAAAAAGACGAAAATGTAAAATCGGGAGTCGCCACCAATAGTTTCTGGTTCGAGAAACTTTCTATAAAGAACCCAAATAATCACTAGTCCAATTAAAATTGAAATCGTCAATTTTTCTGATTTGGACGTGCCTGCAGGTTTTCTTTGTTTAGATATGGTTTGATTGTATTTCATTCTCTTAAATAACCGCTAAAGGAGGCTTGGGTTGTTGGCACGCTATACAAAAGCGCGCCTGCGGGTGGGATTTTCATTTTGCATCATATCTTTCCAATATATCAAATCCCCAGACTCCCTTTTTTACAGTCAGGTTCACATATTGGGCCGCATCAATCTTTTTCGTATCAGAATATTTGAAAACTAACTGTTTTTCAAATCCTTTGTAAACTATTTCAACATAAGGTTCTCGCTTACTTCGATGTCCTTTGGGGCCAGGTAAGCTTCCCTTTCTGACAATCTCAAATCGTTTATCTACGGTTTGATTATCCGCAAAATAATAGTTTGATGCCATAAATCCGAATAAAAGGAAGGCTCCTGTCATACACGTATGAGCTACATAATGCAAAAGCCAGTGAGCTCTCATGCCGTCAATCTTATTGAATTTGTCATAAAGCAACGGTGTCAATAAAATACCGGGAGTCAACCAAATCAAAAGAGGAATTTTTATCTCGATGATTGTTCGTCTGTAAATTAAAATCTCCCAATACAACAGAATCAGTCCAAGAAAGAATAAGATGCTAAATAAAGCTTCAAGTTTCTTATTTCCATTAGGCCTACGTTCTTTTACTAATGTCTTTTTACGAACGCCTTTCAGTCCTTTTCTAATTGAGGTGTCACTCATTTATTTACGTTTATTATTCGAATCAACGATCACTTGCAAGTTGTCGGGGCGGATTGTGAAGCGCGTAGTCCCGACTCGTAGGGATGACGGTCAAGAAAGGAGCAGCGGCAACGAACACCACCAACACCCGCAATGCAATTTACAACTTGTGTGTGCCCGTTTTTTATTTTTGTCCAAGCCATATTTTACCTTTTGGTAAGAAATAAGCTGTGTCATTATTTTCATTTGGATAGACAATTTCTTGATTTCTATATTTCCCGTTTTTCAATTTTCTTAAAAGTCTTCTGTCTGAGTAACAGTCCTCGATTCTTTGGTATTGCTCTAATGGCCAAAGCAATTCACTTTCCTCATATGGCTCTTCGTCAACTCTTGGTTGCCAATTGAAATCAGAACCCAATTGGGTCGTAAATGAGGAACTATTTTGTTTAAAATCCGCTCTCTCAAAAATATTTTCATAATACTCAATCTTCTCTTCAATCGCGCAAACCACTTGCGATTTAGATATTCTGGGTTCGTAAAGCCATATTTTCAAATAATACGGTTTGTTTAATTTTTCCAGTTCAGTTCTCCAACTATCGTAAATCTTCTCAAGTCCTTTTATAATTTCTTTTTTAGCCTTTCCTTTCGGTTCTGGAATTTCACTGTCTATCATTGTCAAATTATCCCAAGGGTCAACATAGACTTTCACATATTCGTATTTGTATTCAGTCAATTGCTCAATATTTAATTCCAAATATTCATTAATCCAATTCTGAATATTTGCAATCTTTCTTTTTAATCCTCTAATTTTCTTGAATTTCACTGTCTTTATTTAAATTACCCACAACGCCAGTCTGTCTAAAAACTAAAATTAAGTCGTTGAGATTTCCATATTTCATTCTTTTTAAAGTCAGCTCCCAAAATAATTCCTTCATACAAGATGGTTTTTAGACAGTCTGACGGTCACTTTTATGTGGTTCGGCGGGAAAGGCTCTCCCCGTCGGTTCTTATTGGCGGGGCAGTCTACTCGATTATATACCGTGCTTTCTAGCTTCTCAATTTATATAAAGTATTCCATTCTAATCCTTCGTTATCATGTCGAGTCCAAAAGTCTGTCAGTTTCAAATCTTCAATTTTTCCTTCTTCCGGGCCAAACTGATAGTCTGTCATAAAGTACAAATCATTTGACGGAGATTCAGTCAATCCTATATTAATAATCTTAGCGATTTCAATCTGATAATAAGTTTTGAATTGAAATCTAAATTGTTGGTTTGTTCCTGTTTCTCCATTATCCATATTGGGAATTGCAATTTCGCCTGGCTCAAAGTCCCAATTGATTATTTGCCCAGCGAAAAATCCGTATTCTTTTTCATTTCTCAAATCAGGATTACCAAGATGTATCATTACTCCAATCTTGTTTTTCAAAAAGTCATTAAATAGTCCTCGGTGGCCAATTAGTCGATTCTCCTCAATTATGGCAATCTCAAAATCAGCTTGGGGTAATCCTAATTTATCAGTTCCTATACTTACAATTTCTATTGATGGCATATTTAACTTGTTTTGTTGGGTTTCAACATGGCTTTAAAGATCACTTGCAAGTTGTCGTTGTGTGAGAGGCTCTCCCTGTTAGTGCTTACTGGCGGGGCAGTCTACTCGATTGACGGTAGTTTTTTATTCATTGTTTATCAGTTAGAATCAACAAAAAATCAAGAGATTGAGTCTCGTAAATCATTCTCTTGTAGGCTTCGTTTTTCTCTAATCTATTAGTTACTTTTTGTTTTGTTTGAAATTCTTTTTTCAACACTGGAAATTCAACCTGATAAAATAAGACTGCGTCTTTAAATTCTTTTAATGAATATCTCCACCCACAAATCTTTTGTCCCAAATAGTCGAGCGGTGAGCAACCACTTTTCGAATCCCAATATATGTCTTGATAAGTTATCGAGTCATTTTGTATTAAAAGTTCACCTTCATTTCCTGCTCCCATTGTTATCCATTCGTTTGTCTTTCTGTTTTGCACAAGAAATACAATTTCCTTTTGTCCAATTTGATATTTTGTGATTCTATTAGCACAAGTCCAATCTTCGAATTTTTGGATTTTTATTTCCCTTGAAATAGAGTCTCCTTTAATCCAGGCTGTGATTTTTAAAGTGAAAGTCAATGAGTCAAGACTCACTATTTCCCCTTCTAAAATTAAGTCCGATTTCACAATCAACTGAGGTAATGGAGTCGGGTCATAGTCGGCAAGAGCTCTGTGTCCGATTATTAATAATATCAATATGACTAAAGTGTATCTCATTTGTTTTTCAAATATACCGCCAACGGATGGGTATATGTACCAAGTAAATCTATACCCCTATTACTGGTCTAATTATTAACCAGTCGGATTGGGTTTCTAATCTAGATAATTCGCCGAAATTTACCATAACGAAAAATAATTTATCCCTATTCCAAATAATTCGTTGAATCCGGTTGCTTTTCCCTTCACCGAATATTACCATTAGGAATTAAAGAGCAGAAAATCTCCAATTATGTGGGAATACCGAATATCGTTATCTTTCGGCTGACATTAGTAAGAACATCGAAAACAAATAGCAATGTTAAAATCAATTTTTCTATTTCTGGCAATTTTTGTTGCCGGTCAACTTTCGTCGTGGGCTTGTACCAATATATTGGTTAGCCCCGGAGCGTCGAAAGATGGTTCGGCCATGATTGTGTATTTAAATGATGGTGAGTGGTTGCAACAACTGCATAAGTATCCGGCAGCCGATCACGCCGATGAGGAGTGGTTGAATGTTGGAAGCGGGAAAGTGAAACAAGTGCCGCACACCTACGGAAGAATCGGGTTTCAGATGAATGAGAAGCAGGTGGCGATCGGCGAAACTACCTTTACCGGACGCGAGGAATTGTGGAATCACGATGTATTTTTGAAATATTGGCACCTGATGGAACTGGCACTCGACCGTGCTGCTTCGGCACGTGAAGCGATCCAGGTGATGACCTCACTCGTTGAAGAGTACGGTTATGGTAGTGAAGGCGAATCGTTTTCGATTGCCGATAAGCATGAAGCCTGGATTCTGGAAATGATTGGAGCCGGGGCTGATCAAAAAGGCGCCGTTTGGGTGGCCCGCAAAGTTCCGGATGGAATGATTTCGGCGCATGCCAACCATTCACGAATAGGCGTGTTCCCGTTGGATGATCCGGAGAATTGTTTGTATTCGGACAATGTGATTTCTCTCGCAGTAGAAAAGGGCTACTACGATCCGAAGTCGGGAGAGCCTTTTCGTTTTAACGATGTGTATTGTCCGGCAACGCCGGCTATTTTGCGCTATTGCGAATCGCGTGTCTGGAGCATTTTCCGCCGGGCAGCACCCTCGCAAAACTTTTCGCCCGATTATAACCGTGGTGTGCAGGGAGCAGAACCCTACCCACTGTTCATCAAGCCGGATTATAAAATAGGTGTTGCCGAGTTAGCGGCTTTGGTGCGCGATCATTACGAAGGTACGCCCTGGGATATGACCAAAGGCCTGGAGGCTGGCCCGTACGGAAGCCCCAACCGGGATCGTCCGTTGACTTTTCAGGTGGAAGGTGATGATTGTGCCTGGGAACGCCCGATCTCGAACGTCAATACAGCCTTCTCATTTATCAGCCAAAGTCGCGCCTGGTTGCCTGACGCGATTGGCGGGGTGATGTGGTATTCGCCCGACGATACCTTTACCAATTGCTATACTCCGTTCTATCCGGCAATTTCTCAGATTCCCGATGCATACGCGAAGGGAGATCAGGGCAAGTTCTCGTGGGAGTCGGCCTGGTGGGCGTTCAATTTCGTTTCAAATTACATCAACCTGAAGTATAGTTACATGATTCAGGATGTACAACCGGTACAGAAACGTTTGGAAGAAAAAGCGCTGGCACAACAGGATTCGGTGGAACAAGCTGCATTGAGTCTGTACAAAACAGACCAGGCAAAAGCAATAGCTTCGCTGACTGATTACTGTGCATCGACAGGGAACGAGGTTGTCAAAGAATGGCGCGAGTTAGGACAGTTCCTGGTGATGAAATACATAGATGGTTACATCAACGATGAACGAGGTTCGGGACAAACAGCCGGTTATCCGCAGGAATGGTACGACCGGGCTGTGAAAGACAAGCCGAGCTTGAAAAATGCCGTTTGGGATGAAAATGCGGAAAGCAAAGAGCCGCGTAGTTATTGAGATTGCGAATAAGCATAAAATAAGAAAGGCCATCAGGTAAATCCTTGATGGCCTTTGCAGTTATTGTAATCTTGATTTATTAGTCTTCTGCACCAACTTCAACATCCATAATATCCTTGTCAACGAGGATGCGACCACAGTATTCGCACACGATGATTTTCTTGCGGTTAGCAATGTCCATCTGACGTTGAGGCGGGATTTTGTTGAAGCAACCACCACAAGCATCACGCTGTACGGTAACAACAGCCAAACCATTACGGGCATTTTTACGGATACGTTTGAAAGCTGTCAGCAAACGGGCTTCAATCATGTTCTCAATCTTTTCGCCTTTGCTTTTCAGTTTTTCTTCTTCAATTTTTGTTTCCGCAGTAATCTCGTCCAATTCTTTTTTCTTGCGGTCGAGGTCTTCTTCACGTTCAGAAAGCTGAACTTTTGAACTTTCAATCGTTTCCGATTTCGTTTTCATTTCAGCGGTGAATTCTTTAATTCGTTTTTCAGAAAGTTCGATTTCCAGTTTTTGGAATTCGATTTCTTTGCTCAATGAGTCGTATTCGCGGTTGTTGCGAACGTTGTTTTGTTGTTCAGTATATTTCGCAATCAGTGCTTCAGATTCTTTGATGGCAGCTTTCCGGTTTTGGATGGAAGTTTCCAGGCTGCGTACATCATCGTCAAAATTGCTGATACGGGTTTTTAAACCGGTGATATCATCTTCAAGGTCCTGAACCTCAAGAGGAAGTTCGCCACGCAGCGTTTTGATTTTGTCGATATCCGATGCAACAGTTTGTAATTCGAAAAGTGCTTTCAGCTTCTCACTGATTGGCACGGTTTTGTCTTCTTCGCGATACTGTGTATTCATATTTTGAATGCTGTTTTGTTCTTTTTAAATCAAGTAGTTAATCGGGTTCGTGTTGATAGCCGATAACCGGACGGCAAATTTAGGGAATTTTTTTGTAAGTAATTCATAAAAAACTTCTTTAGTGTATTGTTCACTTTCAAAGTGGCCAATATCGGCGATAACAATTTTCCCTTCTGCCTCAAAAAACTGGTGGTATTTCATGTCGCCGGTGATAAAAAGGTCGGCCTGGCTACCAATTGCCTGCCGGAT
This genomic interval carries:
- a CDS encoding dipeptidase; its protein translation is MLKSIFLFLAIFVAGQLSSWACTNILVSPGASKDGSAMIVYLNDGEWLQQLHKYPAADHADEEWLNVGSGKVKQVPHTYGRIGFQMNEKQVAIGETTFTGREELWNHDVFLKYWHLMELALDRAASAREAIQVMTSLVEEYGYGSEGESFSIADKHEAWILEMIGAGADQKGAVWVARKVPDGMISAHANHSRIGVFPLDDPENCLYSDNVISLAVEKGYYDPKSGEPFRFNDVYCPATPAILRYCESRVWSIFRRAAPSQNFSPDYNRGVQGAEPYPLFIKPDYKIGVAELAALVRDHYEGTPWDMTKGLEAGPYGSPNRDRPLTFQVEGDDCAWERPISNVNTAFSFISQSRAWLPDAIGGVMWYSPDDTFTNCYTPFYPAISQIPDAYAKGDQGKFSWESAWWAFNFVSNYINLKYSYMIQDVQPVQKRLEEKALAQQDSVEQAALSLYKTDQAKAIASLTDYCASTGNEVVKEWRELGQFLVMKYIDGYINDERGSGQTAGYPQEWYDRAVKDKPSLKNAVWDENAESKEPRSY
- a CDS encoding zinc ribbon domain-containing protein, which translates into the protein MNTQYREEDKTVPISEKLKALFELQTVASDIDKIKTLRGELPLEVQDLEDDITGLKTRISNFDDDVRSLETSIQNRKAAIKESEALIAKYTEQQNNVRNNREYDSLSKEIEFQKLEIELSEKRIKEFTAEMKTKSETIESSKVQLSEREEDLDRKKKELDEITAETKIEEEKLKSKGEKIENMIEARLLTAFKRIRKNARNGLAVVTVQRDACGGCFNKIPPQRQMDIANRKKIIVCEYCGRILVDKDIMDVEVGAED